In the genome of Candidatus Pristimantibacillus lignocellulolyticus, the window GTTCGTAATTCATTATCCTTTATTAGAGCTTTTTTATAGTAGAAATCCGTGGTGAGTAATCCTGCTATTGCACTTATAAAAGTAATACCGATGAAAATAAGTACTATTTTTACATAGAGTGTTTTCATACAAGCACCTCAAGTTTATATCCTAATCCACGAACTGTCGTAATTATAAATTGATTATCATAAGGGGCAAAGCGTTCACGTAGACGTTTAATATGAACATCAACAGTTCTTGTGTCTCCACTATAATCAATTCCCCATATTAATTGAATAAGTTGATCTCTTGTATAAATTCGTCCTGTATTACTAGCGAGTTGGGCAAACAATTGAAATTCCTTTAGTGGGAGGTCAATGATCGTATTCCCATGCTTAACAACATAACTTTCACGATCTATAATGATGTCTCCCATACGAATGAAGTTAGGAGAAATCAACTGGTAGCGCCTTAATAATGCTTTTATCCGAAATATTAATTCTTTAGGTTCAAATGGTTTTACAAGATAGTCATCTGTACCAGAAGAGTATCCCTTTTCTTTATCAATTAATTCACCTTTAGCAGTAAGAAGAAGAATTGGAATATCGTATAGATGCCTAATTTCTTGACACAATTCGAGACCGTTTTTGAATGGCATCATAATATCAATGACAGCTAGATGAATTTGAGAGTGAGCGAGTATATGAGATGCATCTTCTCCATGAATAGCTTCATATACATTGTAGCCTTCTTTAGAAAGAATGAACTTCAATAGAGAACGAATAGATGAATCATCATCGGCGATT includes:
- a CDS encoding response regulator transcription factor, producing the protein MKINILIADDDSSIRSLLKFILSKEGYNVYEAIHGEDASHILAHSQIHLAVIDIMMPFKNGLELCQEIRHLYDIPILLLTAKGELIDKEKGYSSGTDDYLVKPFEPKELIFRIKALLRRYQLISPNFIRMGDIIIDRESYVVKHGNTIIDLPLKEFQLFAQLASNTGRIYTRDQLIQLIWGIDYSGDTRTVDVHIKRLRERFAPYDNQFIITTVRGLGYKLEVLV